A portion of the Eubacterium maltosivorans genome contains these proteins:
- a CDS encoding chitobiase/beta-hexosaminidase C-terminal domain-containing protein, producing the protein MKYKKYRQRVLVTLLLALLLGTPVLAQQSAAVDLEGPDYTGNVMMSENLKLDIESDDDLPVTQATGIPATPAGSPGLDINAGGTAEGEAAAGGRCLTPYLNQENLPALNQTPRLRNAPATAYKVGDTKTFYSDYYNGEPGNFNAEVAAVGETCTIWRDTANRDQLTDAQAQVFAETIDKQIHDQLENAFGSWDSVDVDNDGKTAFVFYPMSYAGFFYAADLLPAGTEYATGNAMDMLNMSSSSSASTEVMMSTLAHELQHLINYAQTGGNSDSWLNETFSQSAIAIAGLANATTVYEVPTLIRWANTNGSTYPFIFKNWYVPSGSNSSVPYGSWYLFGRYLAHQTRGYEGGGDAIYKTILSANSQEDGYKSSTIGDLEKALRDMGYMGEGKTVADMNALITNYNLALYLREASGVYCLNGGADSDVNNVDGVEVGRIFAIRSALKALPGGGAASFSMSPADATTPTAYGDNVRFAGITTEVLSGVTATPGEEKYTIYGTDVTLSTNDENARIYYTTDGSDPLTKGREYTAPIVLNQSADIRACTVNADGSNYSPTSSWSYTVVPAPVKANVVSGWVQKGTEIALSCDTQDAQIRYTTDGTDPSADNGSVYSAPIKIEETTTLKVMSLLPDAEGVQPGNVYTYTYETGEGEGDRYEPNDSVTAATAVSFPGRLEATLHNSGDVDVYAFELGNSANLNLTLTPPDGVSYSLTLCDGTGNTLAQSAIKGKSQSIRYAAAPGRYLLKVASLEDSFSQTQPYTLSLTKELDKDAVSSLDLSEMNMLTAMSDKSSTGSGYAWDLGPNGGGHFLMSMAYLSHWSGPVTEAAHPYSDQGPYNYKDKSDEAQYHVQNALYLPNSDRANAVDNLKNAVYSYGAADIYIQSANAYWTSDSQNLYVDSSYAYPIEKADGGHIVTVVGWDDDYSRKNFTGNPAAAETAGYTNVTIPMPEHDGAFIVKNSWGDQAGDEGYFYLSYEDAYCMMNNPTVFMADELPDNYNRQYMNDPWGTVSFINSSAAFTTTEVFKGAGSGDELLKAVSFVTGDANTRYEISVTQNGQTQKVAEGVKKYAGFYTEALNQAIRIPQGGSFAVNVRLEAQEPGGSASIGIASNVQNATSGIEPAEGVSFISQNGQTVDYGAQGVFFNIRAYTCDVNSSSYKESVSTATAAKGVLPEDTEMVDSLPEVRINDISLGGQDTASVNGALTASLDGANGAQTPVQSLPAKFDLRETGTLTPVRNQGNLGSCWTFAATACVENNISRNGGFAVDHPTGLSLSDSEKALLLTADAPEQSLSLKASLLGSESPASARINWSVSGDVDSVRLDNTVSMNGETVPVLTALKPGVVTVTAASDADMTVTASCVVTITSQGVESMTLSPDKMTLTKGETGQLSAETSPADAVDKTILWQSDHPEIASVDENGLVTAISGGKAVITAKAGTAVATAEVTVKGAPAVNPGSDSPKTGVMADSTLSAAVCAGLLALCLAGSVLAGRRKEG; encoded by the coding sequence ATGAAGTACAAAAAATATCGGCAACGAGTACTCGTAACACTGCTTTTGGCCCTTCTGCTGGGGACGCCGGTTCTGGCGCAGCAGTCCGCGGCCGTGGATTTAGAGGGGCCGGATTACACCGGAAACGTCATGATGTCCGAAAACCTGAAGCTGGATATCGAATCGGACGATGACCTGCCTGTAACTCAGGCAACCGGGATTCCCGCCACGCCGGCGGGCAGCCCAGGGCTGGATATAAACGCCGGAGGAACGGCAGAGGGCGAAGCTGCCGCGGGCGGACGATGCCTGACCCCATACCTGAATCAGGAAAACCTGCCGGCACTGAATCAGACCCCCAGGCTGAGAAACGCTCCGGCAACAGCGTACAAGGTGGGCGACACCAAGACATTTTATTCGGATTATTATAACGGAGAACCTGGCAATTTTAACGCGGAGGTGGCCGCTGTGGGCGAGACCTGCACCATTTGGCGGGATACAGCCAACCGGGATCAGCTGACAGACGCCCAGGCTCAGGTCTTTGCTGAAACCATTGACAAGCAGATCCACGACCAGCTGGAAAACGCCTTTGGCAGCTGGGACAGCGTGGACGTGGACAACGACGGCAAAACCGCTTTTGTCTTTTATCCCATGAGCTATGCCGGCTTTTTTTACGCCGCTGATCTTTTGCCTGCGGGAACAGAGTACGCCACTGGCAATGCCATGGATATGCTAAACATGTCCAGTAGTTCGTCCGCCAGCACAGAGGTCATGATGTCCACCCTGGCCCATGAGCTCCAGCACCTCATCAACTACGCCCAGACAGGCGGCAATTCGGACAGCTGGCTCAATGAGACCTTTTCCCAGAGCGCCATCGCCATCGCGGGGCTGGCCAACGCCACCACCGTCTATGAGGTGCCAACACTGATAAGGTGGGCCAATACCAATGGCAGCACCTATCCCTTTATTTTCAAGAACTGGTATGTACCCTCAGGCAGTAACAGCAGTGTGCCCTATGGCAGCTGGTACCTCTTTGGGCGCTATCTGGCCCACCAGACCAGGGGTTATGAAGGCGGCGGCGACGCCATCTACAAGACCATTTTAAGTGCGAACAGCCAGGAGGATGGATACAAGAGCAGCACCATAGGCGACCTCGAAAAGGCCCTGCGGGATATGGGCTACATGGGCGAGGGCAAAACCGTTGCGGATATGAACGCCCTCATCACCAACTATAACCTGGCCCTGTACCTGAGAGAGGCCTCGGGCGTTTACTGCCTGAACGGCGGTGCAGACAGCGATGTGAATAACGTGGACGGCGTGGAGGTCGGCCGTATTTTTGCCATCCGCAGCGCCCTCAAGGCACTGCCCGGCGGAGGGGCGGCCAGCTTCAGCATGAGCCCCGCTGACGCTACCACGCCCACAGCCTATGGCGATAATGTGCGCTTTGCAGGCATCACCACCGAGGTGCTGTCCGGCGTCACAGCCACACCGGGCGAGGAGAAATACACCATTTACGGCACAGACGTCACTCTGAGCACAAATGATGAGAACGCCAGGATTTATTACACCACCGACGGCAGCGATCCGCTGACAAAGGGCCGGGAATACACAGCGCCCATTGTCCTGAACCAGAGCGCTGATATCAGGGCCTGCACTGTGAACGCAGACGGCAGCAATTATTCGCCCACATCCAGCTGGAGCTACACCGTGGTACCGGCGCCGGTTAAGGCAAACGTGGTGTCGGGATGGGTGCAGAAGGGAACCGAGATAGCTCTGAGCTGCGACACCCAGGACGCCCAGATCCGCTACACCACTGACGGCACCGACCCATCGGCGGACAACGGCAGCGTTTACAGCGCGCCCATCAAAATCGAAGAGACGACCACCCTCAAGGTCATGAGCCTGCTGCCAGATGCCGAGGGCGTGCAGCCGGGCAATGTGTATACTTATACCTATGAGACCGGTGAGGGTGAGGGCGACCGCTACGAGCCCAATGACAGCGTGACCGCGGCCACGGCCGTCAGCTTTCCCGGAAGGCTTGAGGCCACCCTGCACAACAGCGGCGACGTGGACGTTTACGCCTTCGAGCTTGGAAACAGCGCCAATCTCAACCTAACCCTGACCCCGCCGGATGGCGTCTCCTACAGCCTGACCCTCTGCGACGGCACAGGCAATACCCTGGCCCAGTCCGCCATCAAGGGAAAGAGCCAGAGCATCCGCTATGCTGCGGCCCCGGGCAGATACCTGCTAAAGGTGGCCAGTCTGGAGGACAGCTTCTCCCAGACCCAGCCCTACACCCTGAGCCTGACAAAAGAGCTGGATAAGGACGCGGTGAGCAGCCTGGATCTCTCCGAGATGAACATGCTCACAGCCATGTCTGACAAGAGCAGTACAGGCAGCGGCTATGCCTGGGATCTGGGCCCAAACGGCGGCGGTCATTTCCTGATGTCCATGGCCTACCTGTCGCACTGGAGCGGCCCGGTCACCGAGGCTGCCCATCCCTACAGCGATCAGGGTCCTTACAATTATAAGGATAAATCTGACGAGGCACAGTACCATGTCCAAAATGCCCTGTACCTGCCCAACAGCGACCGGGCGAACGCGGTGGATAACCTTAAAAACGCCGTGTACAGCTATGGCGCGGCTGACATTTATATCCAATCAGCCAATGCCTACTGGACTTCAGACAGCCAGAACCTGTATGTGGACAGCAGCTACGCCTATCCCATAGAAAAAGCAGACGGCGGCCACATCGTGACCGTGGTGGGTTGGGACGATGACTACAGCCGCAAAAATTTTACAGGCAACCCGGCAGCAGCTGAGACTGCTGGCTACACCAATGTTACAATCCCCATGCCGGAGCATGACGGAGCCTTTATTGTCAAAAACTCCTGGGGCGATCAAGCGGGAGACGAGGGATATTTTTACCTGTCCTACGAGGACGCCTACTGCATGATGAACAACCCTACGGTCTTTATGGCCGATGAACTGCCTGACAATTATAACCGCCAGTATATGAACGACCCCTGGGGTACTGTCAGCTTTATTAACAGCAGCGCCGCTTTCACGACCACTGAGGTCTTTAAGGGCGCGGGCAGCGGCGATGAGCTGCTGAAGGCCGTATCCTTTGTTACTGGCGACGCCAACACCCGGTACGAGATCAGCGTTACCCAGAACGGCCAGACCCAGAAGGTGGCTGAGGGCGTTAAAAAATACGCTGGCTTTTACACAGAGGCCTTAAATCAGGCCATTCGTATCCCGCAGGGCGGGAGCTTCGCAGTTAACGTGCGGCTGGAGGCCCAGGAGCCCGGTGGCAGCGCATCCATCGGTATAGCCTCCAATGTTCAAAACGCCACCAGCGGCATCGAGCCCGCGGAGGGAGTTTCTTTTATCAGCCAGAACGGCCAGACCGTGGACTATGGCGCCCAGGGCGTGTTCTTTAACATCCGGGCCTACACCTGCGATGTGAACAGCAGCAGCTACAAAGAGAGCGTGTCCACAGCCACAGCCGCAAAGGGCGTCCTGCCCGAAGACACCGAAATGGTGGACAGCCTGCCAGAGGTGCGCATCAACGACATCAGCCTTGGCGGCCAGGATACCGCCTCGGTGAACGGGGCGCTGACCGCGTCACTGGACGGAGCCAACGGCGCCCAGACGCCAGTGCAGAGCCTGCCCGCGAAATTTGACCTGAGAGAAACCGGTACCCTGACCCCAGTCCGCAACCAGGGAAATCTTGGCTCCTGCTGGACCTTCGCGGCCACAGCCTGCGTGGAAAACAACATTTCCCGCAATGGCGGCTTTGCTGTGGACCACCCCACAGGTCTGAGCCTGAGCGACAGCGAAAAGGCCTTGCTGCTCACAGCCGACGCGCCCGAGCAGTCCCTGAGCCTTAAGGCCAGCCTTTTAGGCTCAGAAAGCCCGGCCAGCGCCCGGATTAATTGGAGCGTCAGCGGCGATGTGGACAGCGTGCGCCTGGACAACACTGTGAGCATGAACGGCGAGACCGTGCCCGTGCTCACTGCCCTCAAGCCTGGCGTGGTCACCGTGACCGCGGCCAGCGACGCGGACATGACTGTCACCGCCAGCTGCGTGGTGACCATCACCAGCCAGGGCGTGGAAAGCATGACCCTGAGCCCGGATAAAATGACCCTGACCAAAGGCGAAACCGGCCAGCTGAGTGCAGAGACAAGCCCGGCTGACGCTGTGGACAAGACCATTTTATGGCAGAGCGACCACCCCGAGATCGCCAGTGTGGATGAAAACGGCCTGGTAACTGCCATCTCCGGCGGCAAAGCTGTCATCACCGCCAAGGCCGGAACCGCCGTGGCTACAGCCGAGGTAACCGTTAAAGGCGCCCCGGCCGTGAATCCGGGCAGCGACAGCCCCAAAACCGGCGTGATGGCAGACAGCACCCTCTCTGCCGCTGTCTGCGCAGGCCTGTTGGCCCTTTGCCTGGCCGGAAGTGTTTTGGCCGGAAGACGGAAAGAGGGATAA
- a CDS encoding ATP-binding protein — protein sequence MKTSDSPRNWLFLAAALLLAFLLFTASYRFNNKYTASAPEENGSIVRISAADLSGRRPVFLAKGWEFYQYQLLTPDSFANAQPIPNARITIGQVQGFDLGHGSPHGSATYRQTLVLDTEAADKGLFLELPEIYGSYQLYINRQLAAAGDGRRTSVQKIRLPEDTRQVELLLAVSDYRHFYSGLTYPPALGTEHTLNLLWTARITYTAFTCCLALLAGVFLLVLGLKTRGLAGSLPFALLCLAYIGASSYPVVHMLSLGGDYWYSLEHLCYYLQFLLIMLVCGRLSGLSSRVQTPALALAGLVCAAVLVYPLWLNRFPLKSMAVFSLLIDVYKWGTVLYLAVLLIMRFREMRGVDIALGCGVAVFGASLVCDRLFPLYEPIVGGWMVETAVFLFLLILSGVLLNRSIDAHRRLYQLEEESRYTKLKLRLEEDRYAGLREHIAATSRLRHDLRQHYRLMQRSLEQGDYAQLSNYLEAYAGEIPDGPGGRYCAHQSANLIIGYYLEQAKAQGIHTHCRASLPEQLPFGDTDLCVLLGNALENALEASLLVKEPFLTLNISIQNTRFLVLRLSNRCLPDTAPSPGRSTKDGDHSGIGLSSISAIAAKYQGSAHCQVQDSVFTLSVILHADNAIG from the coding sequence GTGAAAACATCTGATTCACCCCGAAACTGGCTTTTCCTGGCGGCAGCCCTGCTGCTTGCCTTTCTGCTTTTTACTGCCAGCTATCGCTTTAACAATAAATACACTGCGTCTGCGCCCGAGGAAAACGGAAGCATTGTGCGCATCAGCGCAGCGGACCTTTCGGGCCGCCGCCCTGTCTTTCTGGCCAAAGGCTGGGAATTCTACCAATACCAGCTTCTGACTCCGGACAGCTTTGCCAACGCACAGCCCATTCCCAATGCCCGCATCACCATCGGACAGGTCCAGGGCTTCGATCTCGGCCACGGCAGTCCCCACGGGTCCGCCACCTACCGCCAGACCCTTGTGCTCGATACCGAGGCGGCAGACAAAGGACTGTTCCTTGAGCTGCCCGAAATCTATGGCTCCTATCAGCTCTATATCAACCGCCAGCTGGCCGCCGCCGGAGACGGCCGCCGTACCTCGGTTCAAAAAATCCGCCTGCCAGAGGACACCCGACAGGTCGAATTGCTGCTCGCTGTATCGGATTACCGCCATTTTTACAGCGGGCTTACCTACCCGCCTGCCCTTGGCACCGAGCATACCCTGAACCTGTTGTGGACTGCGCGTATTACCTACACGGCTTTCACCTGCTGTCTCGCCCTGCTGGCCGGCGTTTTTCTCCTGGTCCTCGGCCTTAAAACCCGGGGGCTGGCCGGATCGCTGCCCTTTGCCCTGCTCTGTCTTGCCTATATCGGGGCATCGAGCTACCCGGTGGTTCACATGCTGTCCCTCGGCGGCGATTACTGGTACAGCCTGGAGCACCTCTGCTATTACCTCCAGTTTCTGCTCATTATGCTAGTATGCGGCCGGCTGTCCGGCCTGTCCTCCAGAGTCCAGACTCCTGCTCTGGCATTGGCGGGCCTTGTCTGCGCCGCTGTCCTCGTCTATCCTCTCTGGCTCAACCGTTTTCCCCTGAAAAGCATGGCGGTTTTCAGCCTTCTCATCGACGTCTACAAATGGGGCACCGTTTTATACCTGGCTGTCCTTCTCATAATGCGCTTTCGCGAAATGCGCGGCGTGGACATCGCCCTGGGCTGCGGCGTGGCTGTCTTTGGAGCCAGCCTTGTCTGTGACCGCCTCTTTCCCCTGTACGAGCCCATTGTGGGCGGGTGGATGGTGGAAACCGCCGTATTCCTCTTTCTTCTCATCCTGTCGGGAGTGCTGCTGAACCGCAGTATCGACGCCCACCGCAGGCTTTACCAGCTGGAGGAGGAAAGCCGCTACACAAAGCTGAAGCTCCGCCTCGAGGAGGACCGCTATGCCGGGCTGCGGGAGCACATCGCGGCAACCTCCAGGCTCCGCCACGATCTGCGTCAGCATTACCGTCTTATGCAGCGCAGCCTGGAGCAGGGCGATTATGCACAGCTCAGCAACTATCTGGAGGCCTATGCCGGCGAGATTCCAGACGGCCCGGGCGGGCGCTACTGCGCACACCAGAGCGCAAATCTGATCATCGGCTATTACCTGGAGCAGGCTAAGGCACAGGGCATCCATACCCACTGCCGGGCCAGCCTGCCCGAGCAGCTGCCCTTTGGCGACACCGACCTCTGTGTGCTGCTGGGAAACGCCCTCGAAAACGCCCTTGAAGCCAGCTTACTGGTGAAAGAGCCCTTTCTCACACTGAATATCTCCATCCAGAACACCCGCTTTCTGGTGCTTCGCCTGTCCAACCGCTGCCTGCCGGATACAGCGCCATCGCCCGGCCGCTCCACCAAGGACGGGGACCATTCCGGCATCGGGTTATCCAGCATAAGTGCCATCGCAGCAAAATACCAGGGCTCTGCCCACTGCCAGGTTCAGGACAGCGTCTTTACCCTGTCGGTGATTCTTCACGCCGACAACGCCATTGGCTAG
- a CDS encoding S8 family serine peptidase gives MKKYLSLLLTALLVFGSLPLTALAEESQTPAITGDYVEGQAIVCVEGGLQSLNGGRSRSASDIQIVDSLMTISDSAAENGLLKSRSAAEGDTRQLVLVESAAGEDTQTLIESLKDNPSVLFAEPNYRVQVSTDEATADEISQAAAEPSAMVSAEPTPSAGTQDAEAEAEKPDSDEAKAQPEASPLQTEASQDAGVPATAINQDPVVQDMSNGLWSMDNRGQMGGTAGVDINTKPVWNAGNKGSKNVAVAVLDTGVDYTNDDLATQMWDKAETGVDLAGIDGGGTYGKNVCSIDLTATDPTDPMDNMLHGTHCAGTIGASWDKRGVDGVCEDLQLIAVKGMNSSGGGILSDLIQGYSYLSAVCDTLEAEGSATRLKAINNSWSMPSYSEALNTAITTLGQKGVVSVFAAGNSSTNLDLETNTTNGQLPKAYTLVVGAMNSDATKAVFSSYGKQTVDVFAPGSSILSTLPNEKTAYMAPFADPSANYIYDGYEGDKPGATDKEAQNGGLPFYYYSDTAANHTGDAVADGEAGKAMLGNGCLKTTEVSPSTTTTLISNPITINAADSAPTAFFSFGAQNVQSSFSRIEVIYVGEDGTTVSCPVVDKVTQVDGTTGAMRRYNLWEYSTVQLPDNFASQPFQLKLEIKVSDASAATGLYIDAVGIGTQKVAYGYEHGTSMATPAVTGSVALLAAKYFNESADVLATRIKGGTTDSANYTANSISGGYLNVEKAQNNPNPVVYEAGDQDGTVTLKGHFLGNEKGSITIDGADATAAVVNWSADVITLDKAKLSAEKGRHEVVIKAGQNTGRSNLSFGSDAAAQGFETLNLPQGESLTTLADQKGDVGTMAATGGALYYFNGSFLTAYTTTGISDTRNTQTKVWRYVPDSSGGVWEQLPSPDTVFMYDPTACAWQGNVYLMGADVNTQKTMLLRFNVDENSWTTACELPDGLPNQGTLINYKDQLIYAGGTLTDPENAGKTLAQDSCYQINPDEKTAELASFKLPEALASPRLAVGGTDREIITLYNNAGTCYSTSDDGKTWQKATADYDNGGQSLLTALGGTSTGAIATGLVKNYNDSEGFADTWTLKAGDQALTASCSVYYPAKTIAPVGIAYQNYFYVLSHVSKDMEASGLVFKRMAVSTNDAAETTPGGGGSSEDNQQNGSAGQTKAEKASVNTGIVADSTLSTVICMGLLALCLAGSVLAGRRKEG, from the coding sequence ATGAAAAAGTACCTGAGTCTATTGTTGACCGCACTGCTGGTTTTTGGCAGTCTGCCCCTGACAGCTCTGGCGGAGGAAAGCCAGACGCCAGCCATCACCGGCGACTATGTTGAAGGGCAGGCCATAGTCTGTGTTGAGGGCGGCCTGCAGAGCCTGAACGGCGGCCGGAGCCGGAGCGCTTCGGATATTCAGATTGTGGACAGCCTGATGACCATCTCCGACAGCGCGGCCGAAAACGGCCTGCTCAAAAGCCGTTCGGCAGCCGAAGGAGATACCAGGCAGCTCGTGCTGGTGGAATCAGCGGCCGGGGAAGACACCCAGACCCTTATCGAAAGCCTGAAGGACAACCCCTCCGTTCTCTTTGCCGAGCCCAACTATCGGGTGCAGGTGAGCACAGACGAAGCCACAGCGGATGAAATCAGCCAGGCAGCGGCAGAGCCCTCAGCCATGGTGAGCGCAGAGCCGACGCCATCCGCCGGGACTCAGGATGCTGAGGCTGAGGCCGAAAAACCCGACAGCGATGAAGCGAAAGCCCAGCCGGAAGCCAGTCCACTTCAGACCGAAGCCAGCCAGGACGCCGGGGTACCGGCAACCGCTATAAATCAAGATCCTGTTGTGCAGGATATGTCTAATGGTCTCTGGAGTATGGATAACCGAGGCCAGATGGGCGGCACTGCCGGCGTGGACATTAACACAAAGCCTGTCTGGAATGCGGGCAATAAAGGCAGTAAAAATGTGGCTGTGGCCGTGCTGGATACCGGCGTGGACTACACCAATGACGATCTGGCCACACAGATGTGGGATAAAGCCGAGACCGGCGTTGATCTCGCCGGCATTGACGGCGGTGGAACCTACGGGAAGAACGTGTGTAGCATCGATTTGACAGCCACCGACCCCACCGATCCCATGGACAACATGCTCCATGGTACCCACTGCGCAGGCACCATCGGCGCCTCATGGGATAAGCGGGGCGTGGACGGCGTCTGCGAGGATCTGCAGCTCATTGCCGTCAAAGGGATGAACAGCTCCGGCGGCGGGATTTTAAGCGACCTCATCCAGGGCTACAGTTATCTTTCAGCAGTCTGCGACACCCTTGAGGCAGAGGGAAGCGCTACCCGCCTGAAGGCCATCAACAACTCCTGGAGTATGCCAAGCTACAGCGAAGCCCTGAACACAGCCATCACCACCCTTGGCCAGAAGGGTGTGGTGAGCGTTTTTGCGGCTGGAAATTCCAGCACCAATCTGGATCTGGAAACCAACACCACCAACGGTCAGCTGCCAAAGGCCTACACTCTGGTGGTCGGCGCCATGAACAGCGACGCCACCAAGGCCGTGTTCAGCAGCTACGGAAAGCAGACCGTGGACGTGTTCGCGCCCGGCTCCAGCATTTTATCCACACTTCCCAACGAAAAGACAGCCTACATGGCGCCCTTTGCCGATCCAAGCGCCAACTACATCTACGATGGCTATGAGGGAGATAAACCCGGAGCCACAGATAAAGAGGCCCAGAACGGCGGCCTGCCCTTCTATTACTACAGCGATACCGCCGCCAACCACACAGGCGACGCCGTGGCGGACGGCGAGGCAGGAAAGGCCATGCTGGGCAACGGCTGCCTGAAAACCACCGAGGTATCGCCCAGCACAACCACGACACTCATCAGCAATCCAATCACCATCAACGCCGCCGACAGCGCGCCCACGGCCTTCTTTAGCTTTGGCGCCCAGAACGTCCAAAGTTCCTTTAGCAGAATCGAGGTCATTTATGTGGGCGAGGACGGAACAACGGTCTCATGCCCGGTTGTGGACAAGGTTACCCAGGTCGATGGCACCACAGGCGCCATGCGCCGCTATAACCTCTGGGAGTACAGCACTGTGCAGCTGCCTGACAATTTTGCCAGCCAGCCCTTCCAGCTAAAACTGGAAATCAAGGTTAGTGACGCCAGCGCGGCCACCGGCCTTTACATCGACGCCGTGGGCATTGGCACCCAGAAGGTGGCCTACGGCTACGAGCACGGCACCTCCATGGCCACGCCGGCCGTTACGGGCTCTGTGGCTCTGCTGGCAGCCAAATATTTCAACGAATCCGCCGACGTGCTGGCCACCCGCATAAAGGGCGGCACCACCGACAGCGCCAACTACACCGCCAACAGCATCTCCGGCGGCTACCTGAACGTGGAAAAAGCCCAGAACAACCCCAACCCTGTGGTCTATGAGGCCGGGGATCAGGATGGCACCGTGACCCTGAAAGGACACTTTTTAGGAAACGAAAAGGGGAGCATCACCATTGACGGCGCAGACGCCACCGCAGCTGTGGTAAACTGGAGCGCCGACGTCATCACTCTGGATAAGGCTAAACTGTCGGCAGAAAAGGGACGGCACGAGGTGGTCATTAAAGCAGGCCAGAATACAGGCAGAAGCAACCTGAGCTTTGGCAGCGACGCAGCCGCCCAGGGCTTTGAAACCCTGAACCTGCCCCAAGGCGAGAGCCTGACAACCCTGGCAGACCAGAAAGGCGATGTTGGAACCATGGCGGCCACGGGCGGGGCGTTGTACTACTTTAACGGTTCTTTCCTGACCGCTTACACGACCACTGGCATCAGCGATACGCGCAACACCCAGACAAAGGTCTGGCGCTACGTGCCAGACAGCAGCGGCGGCGTCTGGGAGCAGCTGCCCAGCCCAGACACGGTGTTCATGTATGACCCCACGGCCTGCGCATGGCAAGGGAACGTCTATCTCATGGGTGCGGACGTGAATACGCAAAAAACAATGCTGCTGCGCTTTAATGTGGACGAAAACAGCTGGACCACAGCCTGCGAGCTGCCCGACGGCCTGCCTAATCAGGGAACCCTCATCAACTACAAGGACCAGCTCATCTACGCCGGAGGAACCCTGACAGATCCTGAAAACGCCGGCAAAACGCTGGCTCAGGACAGCTGCTACCAGATTAACCCGGACGAAAAAACCGCTGAGCTGGCCAGCTTTAAGCTGCCAGAAGCCCTGGCCTCGCCAAGGCTGGCGGTTGGCGGTACCGACAGAGAAATCATCACCCTTTACAATAACGCCGGAACCTGTTACAGCACAAGCGACGACGGAAAAACCTGGCAGAAGGCCACTGCTGATTACGACAATGGCGGCCAGAGCCTGCTGACAGCTCTTGGCGGCACCAGCACCGGCGCCATTGCCACAGGACTGGTTAAAAACTACAACGACTCTGAGGGCTTTGCAGATACCTGGACCCTGAAAGCTGGCGACCAGGCTCTTACAGCCTCCTGCAGTGTGTATTACCCGGCAAAGACCATTGCGCCTGTGGGCATCGCCTATCAGAATTATTTCTATGTTCTGTCCCATGTCTCCAAGGATATGGAGGCCAGCGGTCTGGTCTTTAAGCGCATGGCAGTGAGCACCAACGACGCCGCAGAAACCACACCTGGCGGCGGTGGCAGCAGCGAGGACAACCAGCAAAACGGCAGCGCCGGCCAGACAAAGGCCGAAAAAGCCAGCGTCAACACCGGCATTGTGGCTGACAGCACCCTTTCTACCGTGATTTGTATGGGCCTGCTGGCCTTGTGCCTGGCCGGAAGTGTTTTGGCCGGAAGACGGAAAGAGGGATAA
- a CDS encoding LytR/AlgR family response regulator transcription factor has translation MMIEIAICEDLKDDRDAIRSLVENEMQRRGVTCRIVTFADGEALLKTFSPQRYSLIFLDLILPGMTGMEAARKIRGLDPDCGIIFTTVTPDYALEGYRVRAVDYLLKPLDPQCLSDALDRFPPINNTEDELLIPISSAQSSQEVPVSIIDYAEISGNYLLIHIGGRVIQTYLSLRALESQLPQSTFVRVSRSHLVNMNSILAIDGDTVLLSNNHTLYISRRRKKQVQASFNQFLLEKAKEE, from the coding sequence ATGATGATTGAAATTGCGATCTGTGAAGACCTGAAAGATGACCGCGACGCCATCAGGTCTTTGGTTGAAAATGAAATGCAGCGCCGGGGCGTTACCTGCCGCATCGTCACTTTCGCGGACGGTGAAGCCCTGCTCAAAACTTTCTCTCCACAGCGCTATTCCCTGATCTTTCTGGATCTCATTCTCCCGGGAATGACGGGTATGGAGGCAGCACGGAAAATCCGCGGTCTCGATCCGGACTGCGGCATTATTTTTACCACCGTCACGCCCGACTACGCCCTTGAGGGCTACCGGGTCCGGGCTGTGGATTACCTCTTAAAGCCCCTGGACCCACAGTGCCTGTCCGATGCCCTTGACCGATTCCCGCCTATAAACAATACAGAGGATGAGCTTCTGATTCCCATCAGCAGTGCCCAGTCCTCCCAGGAGGTGCCTGTCTCCATCATTGACTACGCCGAAATCTCCGGAAATTACCTCCTTATCCACATTGGTGGGCGTGTGATTCAGACCTATCTCTCCCTGCGCGCACTGGAGAGCCAGCTGCCTCAGAGCACCTTTGTCCGTGTCTCCCGCTCACATCTGGTGAACATGAACTCCATTCTGGCCATCGACGGCGATACCGTATTGCTGTCCAATAACCATACCCTTTATATCAGCCGCCGCCGCAAAAAGCAGGTACAGGCCAGCTTTAACCAGTTTTTACTCGAAAAAGCAAAGGAGGAATGA